From the Juglans microcarpa x Juglans regia isolate MS1-56 chromosome 7D, Jm3101_v1.0, whole genome shotgun sequence genome, the window ctcatttccttGGAGAGTCAAGATGATTTTAACAAATGTTGCCATTATAGTATATGCCTTCAGCAAAGTAGTACCCTCATTGCATAGTTATGACTATTAATTATGTAGTTGACAACCAAAGTACACCCTTAAACAAGatcagaaaatataaatgatctaTCAAGCACATTATATCATTATATCAGCAAAGAGAAAGGAATccagggggggaggggggttagACATGCGGGAGTGGGATAGAGGATTTAAGAAGCGGGGTTAAGCCTCCTCCGTCCCCCGCCTCCGCAACTCCCCTAATACAAATGGAAATGttaatggaaagaaaaatgaaaaaaaaatcaatataatcatACATGATAGAATCCTATGCTTCATTATATAATTGCCATAAGTGGTCGACGAGATCTACTTAGAGTTGGCAATGCATTTTCTTATCTCTAATATCATGATGACGTTGAATGAACTCACTAAATACAGTTACAGGGGCGGGTGACACTTGCTCACGTGGGCTTTCATTAAACTGTTCATATTCGAAATCTTCAAATCCATTATCATCCCATTCATTTTCAATAATcatattgtataaaattatgCATACCATCATAATATCGTTGAGCATTTCAATGTGAAAAAATCTTGCAAGTCCATGAAATATAGCAAACCGTGCTTGAAGCACATCGAAAGTACGCTCCACATCCTTCAACGCTGAATCTTGGACTGTAGCAAagtattttttctcatttccttGGAGAGTCAAGATGGTTTTAACAAATGTTACCATTACAGTATATGCCATCAGCAAAGTAGTACCCTCATTGCATAGTTATGACCATTAATTGTGTAGTTGACAACCAGAGTACACCCTTAAACAAGatcagaaaatataaatgatctaTCAAGCAcattatatcattataatattcaGGTAATCTAAAAAAAGTGTGACAAATCCATAGTTAGTAAGAAGTCACTACTTCTAAAACAATTGTCGATTTGTGAATATGACCAGAGTACATATCATGCCTCGAAGTTGGGCAATTTTTCCATCGTTCAATGCATACAATCAATTCCTCCTAACATACATGAAAATCCACGCTTCTCACCAATCGCAAGCAATCTAACAATGTCATCATTGTTAGGTTTCCTTAAATATACTTTCGAAAATAAACTGAAACTAGTGCTTTAATAAACAATTTTAGACTTTTTAATGCAGTAGTCTCCTCAATCTTCAAATATTCATCCATAAACTCAGTTGTGACAAATATGCAAGCGTCCTAAgagaaattgtaattttttgaaGGGAAGAAAAATCAAGTCTTCTAACCAtctattcttttgaaaaataagattcATGGACTTCTACCTTAAATTGGATacgaagaaaaagagaatgacTCATTCAAAATTGTTCCTTCTTATGTTGTTTTAGGCTTTGTTTTACCCAAACATACTGaattttgatttataaaaagcTCAATGAATtgacttgaaaagaaaaatggactttGTTGAATGAATGTGATAGACTTCAAGGCAACACAAGCCTCTTAAAGTTCAGGAACTTGTATGCTAGTTGAGTAATTTTATGACTTAGGATTGGTATGGTtatacaaaaccaaactatcttatctcatattattttatataatcattacaactttttcaaactctcacataaagtataataaataatttaaatattgatgaaaaatataacatcaattAGGGTATGATATGAGTGGAATGAAAATCAAACATgctacattttcattttctatagtttataatttaaaaaaacaaaagtgttGAATCTAACAtcaacataaatattaaaaaaattagaagaaaaatatatgttaaaatttaaaaatcaacaaaattgaaaaaaaatataaacataaaagaaaaacatttaaaaataattttacaaaacataacatttttaaaaaagaatttgaacaaatttttaaaaaagactaataaaaatagttgaaaTTGTTAGAAAGCAaaagtgaaattattttaaaaaaattcaaacatataACACTAAggcctcatttttttttttaaaagatgagatgaatccatataaaaattaaaaattgaataaaatataataaaatgtcaaaaattatatgattaagtTGCTAGAATGAATAAATtgtttaactaaaaataaattaaatacttaattatgtaataatttttaGTACTTGATTTAATGTTAAATTCtgatattttgtatttaaaaagaGTTGTAATACAGCTGATCTATATCAAAaattaatatctcaaaattttacTCTCACATCTTACTTATGTTGCATGGCATTATGAGAAAGATGTTAAAAGTACGTGGTATTCTTGGAAATACCCAATTGGCACGGCAACATCCAAATGAAGGCACTAGAAACTCACGCCACGGGACTGAGTGGAGAGAGGTGGCCTCACCTGGGCTGGAGATGAAATGAGGGGCAGACGAGTTCACGCACGGAAACGCAGAACGTGGAGACGTGCAACGCCGTGGCTTCAACGCTGGTGCAGAGCGACTCGCACGGGCAAGGAGATGTGGGATGAACGAGTGGACTGAAACGCGCAACTGCGGAACCTGGGCTAGAGATGAAACGTAGAACGTGGAGACGCGAAATGCAACTGGAACAAAAGGCACGCATAGTATAAAAGGAAAGATTTTTGCCGTACGCCGTCTTCTTCGTCTTTTTCGTTTCTATCTTTTGGGATTTTAGGTTTTCAGATTTTCTTGAGAGAATGATATTAGACTAAGTTTACAGCTTGAACTATAAGATATGAATTCTTTTGCACTAACCTATTAATTAGAATGATTTTATGATAATAATCCATTTTATAGTTTTacaagttgattttgttgagataagtcaaaatcaaaatctcttGTTCTTATTTTACTGTTGATGAGAGGCGCAGTAgaaacttaataatattttcaaaatttttgatgGTTAGTATTTatagtaaatttatttgcattttATAGATACTTTAGattgaaaatctaattttaaatcttcattttccGATTGTTAATGCTTAGACTAGATTGACAATTGAGTAATAGAATTAGACCTCTTAATCAGagtttggaaaaggaaaaaatattcttataatccAAGTGTTTGATATATTTTGTCACTTGTCTTGATATTACTGCAATCTCTACATTTCCTGCATCCATTTTTCTagcattcaattttttttctcatttctttctatctccattccttttaaatttacaaacattcaaacaattattcaaaaaaatagagaaaaaatccAAACCATTCTTTATTAATACACTTCAAATCAGTACATAAATAtacttttcttatttcttttcttggttgCATAAATAACTATTTCACAAACAAGttcctcacacaaaatatattttattatatattttctcaacATGAATATTATTATCCCTGTAAAAATGACTATagaactcattcatatattactTTAATAGCTTCTGTACTTAAAAAACAGATTTAGAAAGCCAtcaaaatactattaaaatatatatttttaatattatttttattttaaaatttaaaaaaattaaataattattttattttatataaaaatttgtaataattaaataaaataaaatgaattgagatgaaatatgaaaataaacaagaccaAAAGCTACAGCTGGGGGGAGGACTACGGCCACCACTCGTGTGCTCTTGGATCGACACATCCAGCATATGAAAAAAGTTTGTCCATCAAACTATATACCGTACCTGACAAGAAATTACGTAGCCACATTAGAACTATCGAGAAATACTCAAGTCGGATGCTTAACCCGGTGACCCTACATACTCGAGGCAGAAAAAAATGCAAAGTTAAAACAGGAACTGAGTGAAAGTGCGCATTAAGGTAAACAGGCGTCTCTGCGGATATGATAAACATAAAACCTAGCTATACAAATCATCTTCATCAGCTCCAGCAGCAGACGTGGCGAATGGATCAGACCCAGATGCCCCGGTTCGGGTCTCAGAGAACCTGAATTCAGTTCCAAAACCTCTAGACTGCTGCAAGGTCTGAGCAAACGCCTGGTATTTGCGTATATCAGCATCGCTAACACTCCTCCGGGCATACTTCATGGACTCCTCAAAATGAGCAGCTTTGATCTCTGCCACCTCATCCTCCACATCCTCGTCCATAGCCGCAGGATTCTCCGTtccccttctctccctctctatatCCTGCAATAATATCACATTTGAATTACGTCTAAACTCACGTCAAGCAATCTCTGGGATATAATTATAGCACCCCACTGTTTAAACAGATTCCTTTCATATTTTACATCTTTTTCATGAGACCATTGTTTCACTCATTTTATCTTCCCAATCCACAACCCCTACCTTCCCCAgcccaataaaagaaaagaaaaaagaccatcaaaataaagtttaaaCCAGCAACCCCACGAAAGGCAGAGAAGTATATTACTTAACCATTAACATCATGGTGTTCATTTTTTGAATTCCCCACCCATTGGTAGCCCATGTGATAAAGGTGAACTTGTGTGCTTGTGCCCCCTAGGATCAAACTGCAATTTAAGTGGGAGGTCATGGCGTGAGTTGCTGTGCTAGTCTCTCCAGGAGTTTAGGCTCTGGGTGAGTCCTAATGGCTTTGCCATGGGATGGTTACCCcgtcatcaaaaaaaaaaaaaaaaaaaagagacacaTTACAATTATAGATGCATTCCTCCAAAGACGAGGTGGAGGAATGAAGATGAATTTTGCAATGGATTATGGTTTTCTAAGAGGAGTATGGAATGCCATATAAGCGAACAGATAACAAAGAATACCTTTTCTATGTTCTCTCTTATGGCATACTTGCATGCCCGCTGGCATATCTCTGTAATGTCAGCCCCACTGAAACCTTGAGTGTACTTGGCCAGTGCTCCCAAATCGACATCTTTTGAGACAGGTGATTTTCTCAAGCacgatttaaaaatttgatggCGCGAATCCTCATCAGGAAGAggaatataaattaattggtCGAGACGACCTGGCCTCAGAAGTGCAGGATCAATTATGTCAGGCCTGTTGGTGGCTCCAATTATGAAGACAGTCTTTTTTGCAGACATGCCATCCATCTCAGTAAGGAGTTGGTTCAGAACTCGATCAGCAGCACCACCTGCATCCCCAACGCTGCTTCCTCTCTGCAAcaataatgattataaaattaaatctaaaccAAGGCCAACAAATCAATTAGAAGGGATAATATGCAAAGCAGGATTTAATTATGTAATCCATACAAAATATCAACCATTACTCAATTAAGAGCCAAATCTTTCATCAAACTTTTATCTGTAAATAACTACCCATGCATTCTGTGTAGTCTACAATGTAAAGTTCCAAAAGACAATTCATTGGAGTCAAACAATTCACTTTTTAAAGCTGGGAGAATATTACGTACTAAAGCTTAAAAGCCTAGATTCAAACAAGAAACAACCTGAGTAGCAATCGAGTCGAGCTCATCAAAGAAAAGCACACATGGCGCAGATTGTCGAGCCTTGTCAAAAATTTCTCGAACATTGGCTTCACTCTCGCCAAACCACATTGTCAGCAGTTCAGGGCCTTTGATACTGATGAAGTTTGCTTGACATTCATTTGCAATTGCCTTGGCCAAGAGAGTTTTCCCACATCCTGGGGGACCATAGAAAAGTACCCCTTTTGAAGGTGACATTCCAAATTTCTCGAACTTCTCTGGGTGCTCCACAGGATACTGAACAGTCTGTCACAAAGAGAAGGCAAAACAAGTTTACAGATTATTCACTGGTAAAAGAATCACAAGAAATAAACTGAAATCCAATCTAGAAAAAAGCTTACTTCTTGAAGCTCCCGCTTAACATTCTCAAGGCCTCCAATGTCCTCCCAGCTGACATTGGGCACTTCAACAACCTGTTCAAACattaatcaataaaaaaatttatcctaAAATTTAAGCATCTATACAACAAGAGTAAAGAAACCAAACAAAAGACTTTATCAAAATGAACTCACAGTTTCACGCAAAGCAGATGGGTTGCTTGTTCCAAGAGCAGTGTGGAAGTGTTCATTCGTAACAGCCATGGTGTTAAGTATCTCAGCATCAATAGATTCATCTTCCAAGTCAATCACATCCATCTTCTCTCTAATGCATTGCAGTGCGGCTTCAGTACAGAGAGCTGCAAGATCAGCACCAACATACCCATGggtattttttgaaattctttccAAGTCAACCTGTATGGTGAACAGAATTTACTACCAGCTCTATGGTAATAAAGTTAGGCATCTAATAACAGAAcatgagatataaaattctaTTACCTGTATAATTCTGGAGCATCCTCTTTGTATTCTAATCAGCCAcctcatcatttcattttattttagtaaCCTATCACAACCCTTCACATGCTAAAAATCCCTTCTATTGTATTGTCTTTATTACTACAATAAACTCACTCGATTATTGACATGAAggtttttttgggaaaaaaaaaaatagctctgAAGATGAAATGTTTGCTACCATTTATGACTACTAATTCAATGGAGGGGAAAGAAAGACTTTTCATCTTTAACTGGATATTGATTTCCCATTACTTCTCTCTGGATTTCCCACCATTAATCTTATTGTAGTTATTGACTTTTGGTTATTTACTCTTTTGACTTCCTCATGtgataactattttattttaatttcacaGGTCGGCGATTAGTTTACTAAAAGTTCAAGCAAATGCTGAGTTCATATTGCAGGTCATGTGCCATCATAGTATTTCGAGTCCACAATTGGATCCAAATCCACAAGAATCTGTTCCAGctctaatatatatcatagcaCTGGACAACAAGGTCAAAATAGGCGAACTTACATCATCAGAGAGCTTCATGTTCTTGGTATGGATACGAAGAACTTCAAGACGCCCAACTTCATCAGGAACACCAATGTCTATTTCCCTATCAAACCGACCAAACCTTCTCAAAGCCGGGTCAATGCTGTTTGGACGATTTGTAGCCCCAATAACAATAACATGAGCCCGAGATTTCAGTCCATCCATAAGAGTCAACAGTTGTGAAACAATTCGCCTTTCAACTTCACCATGTGTCTTCTCCCTCTTAGGAGCAATAGAATCAAGCTCATCAATGAAAATAATAGATGGAGCATTCTTCTCAGCTTCTTCAAATGCCTTCCGGAGAttgctctcactctctccagcCAATTTGGACATTATCTCCGGCCCATTAATACAGAAAAAGAACGCCCCAGTCTCATTAGCAACAGCTCTTGCTATTAATGTTTTTCCAGATCCCGGGGGTCCATAAAGCAAAATTCCTTTAGGTGGCTTCACACCAATTGATTTGAAAAGCTGAGGATGCCTTAGTGGCAGCTCCACTAACTCACGAATCTGAGCCATCTGCTTCCGAACACCGCCCACATCATCATAACCAACTTCATCCAACCTATCCTCATCCTCCCTTCTGACAGGTTCCCCCTCACAGAAGATTTCAGTGTCTGGGGCAACCACACAATACTCCCCTGGGTCAGTTTCAATGACCTTGAACTCCACACTTCTCATACCTCCTCTGACAAGGAATAAATCTCCCTTCCTCACAGGACGATAAGCCTCCAAGAAATAAGCTGCAAACTCAACAATGGAAATGGTGTCACATAACATCAGAAAGGATTAAACCAGTGATTCAATAAGAACTCTTGCCATAAAAAAACAGACGTATTCAAATGTCATACATCTTAAAAGCAAATTTTGAAGGGGACTTTTCAAGTAATATACCTATTTTGGTCAGTGCTCAAAATTTTCTACTAAAATCCAATGTCATATTCACAGGTCCACGGTTCCTTTTGAGGTAAATTGCAACCAATATATGCGTGTAAGATGAGACTCACAGTAGAATAAATCAATGCTCTAAGACTCCCTGAACCTTGACACAATTGCACTAACTCCTTTAAAACTTATGGAAAGAGTAAATAGATCCTTCTGTTAGACTTCCCTCCAAATTGATAGCGGCACGCATGACTGTCATGTGGAATACCAACACACACAGTGAAAGAGACAGACCAGATTAAgagaaaatttttagaaaaacaaaaaaaggataAGAAACGCAAGAAGAGTGCTTCCTAAAAGAATCTTCTATCACCATAGCAACCTCCCTTCTCTACCACAACCCAATCCAACTGAAATTGCCACAAAAGCATATGTCTCAACAGCCAACTTATAACATGGCAAATGCACTTTCGTGTCTTCCTACACGTCCTTCGTTGACAACAGACCAGATATAGTAGTTGTACTTGTCTTGAATCTTCTAACCCCGAACTATTTCCACATCCATGGTGCTTCTAAACACACATCCCAAAAACCCAGAAACGCCTGTACTAAATAGAAGCCAAGTTTCTGAAAGACATCCCATCAGGCATCTTGTAAGCATTGTGTAAAAGATGCAAATTTACATACATGCCAATCAAAGCTATTACTGTGCAAACATAGGCATTGAATCTGGATTTGATAAATGAATATGGAGCATTGACATGGTGGGGGCTTATTTGAGTTTGGCATGCAGTGAGTGGCCCAATATCAACAACTTAATATACCTTGATAGCCTCCATGGGGATCGAAAACTGACTAGTCACTTTTTACTGCACCCCAAGGCAGAGATTTGTCCCTTTGCTTCACCAACCAATTCATCCTTGAAGCACATCCACTCTTTCCCTCAACAACACTACCATGCTCCCCCAATCCTTGACTAACAGAAATCCTTTAAAGGTTTTCAGGTATAAAGCTCTGATCTTGCAGGGTAGTGGGTACCAATCTcacttcaaacatttttttttcttgtctcttGTTTGGGGTGTGTTTTGGATGGTGTTCGCCAAGATGTTAGAGATGGTAATGTTAGAGAGGATCTAAACCGTGTCCTTGGAAGCCCATCACAATCACATGGAAAATGACGGCTAACAAAAGGTTCAGTTAActtaccaaaaataaataaataaataaaaacatatgcTCCCAGTTGAACCCCTTATCCAAATAGAATACGAGAAACAGAGGAGCCACTAATCTCATTTGGCATAAGGAGAATATATTCGATCAATTcacaaaaccaagaaaaataaactgattcataatttcaaaaaaaggTGACAGggaagtttggatagtgagttgagatgagataagagttgaaagttgaataaaatattgtgagaatatagttttttaatattatttttgttttgaaatttgaaaaagttgaattgtttattatatattgtttgaaagtttgggaaaattgtaataattagatgagatgagttgagatcaacacATTATTCAAACAACCCCATCTCAATTCACCACCAACTAGAAAGAGTCCAGACCCCTTActcttttgtaattaaaaaagaagaaatcctTATCTCATGGCTAAGAATGAAGGCAAATGTTTCACTTTCCTACAATCTATAGCTTCAAATAAAtagtttgaaaaagtaatgCCTCAAGGGGAGGGAGCAAAGCAACAGTAAAAACCTTCTGCTTGAAATGAAGGAACTTAAGCATTGGCAAATGCAtcaaaacatgatttttttttttttttttttttgcatctcTTTCTATTTCTTGCTAGATGAATTTCAGTACACATTGCGTTAACATTTTGAAAAACAATCATTTATCAAAGACAAAAGCATAAAAGAAGAAAGTATATACATTCATAGTTAAAACACTTACGTTTCAGGTATGCATCAAACAGACTACCAGTAACCCCTTCAATAGTATCATCAACTGGCAGAATGTGGACACGTTTCCCATACTTCACGTCAGGGGACTGGTGCACAGATACTACATCTCCAAGTCGAACCCTCAGATTTGATCTAACAACCTTGTTCATTCTAATCTTTGGAACCTCACACGTGTCATCAGCAAGAGCAATGCAGATTGTATCCTTACGTTTCTTGCCCTGCCATCCAGTTTgccaaatataatttaaataaataaaaaaagacataaCGAACAAAATACTCTACCAcagtatttataaaatttatgaaacaaACACGAGCATGGAAATGCAAGCAACAACTGCAAACGTATACAATTACTTGAAAAACCAAGTTTTTGTTCATTAATCACCCAAACTCCAACTATTTTCTGTGATGTCCTACAAATTtgtttcaaattcaaacaaTCTTCATCGTACACAAAAAGCTTATAAAGACAAAGGCACCACCAtaactgcaaaaaaaaaaaaaaaaaaaaaaaacacgataTTCCCCCAATACTAGATTAGAAAACTTCCTGTACAAGCTCTATCGTTTCAAGGCACTCGGCTTAATCCAAGAATAATTTGCTTGCTAAGGCTCTTACCCAGAGACAGAAATTTGAGGGGAGCAGACTTGGATGTGCAAATTGggatttaatttgaaattaaaaaatctgGAAGAAATTTGAGGTGCATGACgctttttttttcctggggGCCGAGAGGATCAATTAGCCATGTAGATCAATTGATGTATAGAGCAACCTGACGTGGACTTGGAATTGATACCGAAACTGAACTACAATAATTCCATGGTATTCAAGctaataaataacatataagGGAACATCCATTGGCTGGCACAGATATTGAGAGTAATCATGAACTCCATTCGTTGGTCAAGGAGGACAAAAAGGAATATACAAGAAACTAAATATCGTAAACACTCAATCCCCTAAAATATTCATTGTATAGCaaaaaattggaagaaaaaaagttaaccAGAGCCGAGAACACACATTAACACACTGAGCAAGTCAGCTCCTCAAAGCACAACTCAACCCCCAAGCTGTTTCACCAAATTCTTTGAAGCACAAAACAATATCCAATGATAGTGTACCCAAGATAAAGCTCCATTatagccaaaataaataaaactccaCAACCAACATCTTGGCTATTTAACACAATGAAACAGACCCCTCAGAGCCTCTAACTTTCACACAAACAAGCACGACACCAATAATTCATATAATGTTTTTTTGTTAAGTACAAATTGAGGAGGAAACCTTGTTACAAAAAGTGGGCATCCCAGGTAATATCCCTTGATTGTGCCTAAGGCCACTCATAAACTTAACACAAacctacttatcaaaaaacttAACACAAGCCCATTTCAGGAATCCAATCAGCCCCTCTCCAACCAAAACGATAAACCTAATAATCTATTACCTTTATGAGAATCGTATCACCGCGAAAGAGCTGGAGCTTCTCCATGGTCTCTGGGTGCAACGCCACTACCGAGTTGTCATCGTTGATCGCCTCGTCAACGACTAGCCGGTTTGGCGACTTTTTCCGCTCCAGAATCGCCGTCGAGAAGTCTTTCTTCCCTGATTTCCTGAAATCACAAtccaggaaaaaaataaaactattatatttCTGGAAAACAGGGTTTAAAAAACCGGCACTAAAATTTGCTACAATTATGGGGGGAAGGAGTCGACTTACGAGTCAGAGGATTCGGGCTGGTTAGCCATAATTTGGTAGCTTTTTAGGATCGGAAAATTGTGAGACGAGGCGAAGATAGCTTGAGACGAGAGTAAACgggtttatatattaaaaattgggGGCTCTAAGACCGACATGTTTGGCAAGAAATATTTCTGTGGTGGTGTTTGGCTGCTGGGAATTGGGAGATTGGAAATGGGAAATTGGATTTGATGCCTAATTAGACAGTGtggtgagatgattttagatgaaaattaaaaatagaataaaatattattaaaatattatttttattttagaatttaaaaagttgaattatttattatattttatacgaagatttgagaaatttataatgataaaataagatgaaacacaCTTCTTGTAACCCAACGACCTAATCTTAGGG encodes:
- the LOC121239611 gene encoding cell division cycle protein 48 homolog, with protein sequence MANQPESSDSKSGKKDFSTAILERKKSPNRLVVDEAINDDNSVVALHPETMEKLQLFRGDTILIKGKKRKDTICIALADDTCEVPKIRMNKVVRSNLRVRLGDVVSVHQSPDVKYGKRVHILPVDDTIEGVTGSLFDAYLKPYFLEAYRPVRKGDLFLVRGGMRSVEFKVIETDPGEYCVVAPDTEIFCEGEPVRREDEDRLDEVGYDDVGGVRKQMAQIRELVELPLRHPQLFKSIGVKPPKGILLYGPPGSGKTLIARAVANETGAFFFCINGPEIMSKLAGESESNLRKAFEEAEKNAPSIIFIDELDSIAPKREKTHGEVERRIVSQLLTLMDGLKSRAHVIVIGATNRPNSIDPALRRFGRFDREIDIGVPDEVGRLEVLRIHTKNMKLSDDVDLERISKNTHGYVGADLAALCTEAALQCIREKMDVIDLEDESIDAEILNTMAVTNEHFHTALGTSNPSALRETVVEVPNVSWEDIGGLENVKRELQETVQYPVEHPEKFEKFGMSPSKGVLFYGPPGCGKTLLAKAIANECQANFISIKGPELLTMWFGESEANVREIFDKARQSAPCVLFFDELDSIATQRGSSVGDAGGAADRVLNQLLTEMDGMSAKKTVFIIGATNRPDIIDPALLRPGRLDQLIYIPLPDEDSRHQIFKSCLRKSPVSKDVDLGALAKYTQGFSGADITEICQRACKYAIRENIEKDIERERRGTENPAAMDEDVEDEVAEIKAAHFEESMKYARRSVSDADIRKYQAFAQTLQQSRGFGTEFRFSETRTGASGSDPFATSAAGADEDDLYS